A genomic stretch from Rubripirellula reticaptiva includes:
- a CDS encoding Gfo/Idh/MocA family protein, whose product MSEINQQRRKFLKTTAIAGSAATVPYFYSTPKSLADESTSKNDRMAIGVIGAGGMANGNMNAAKKWLDVVAIADVDKGRADKFNKQHSEGKADTYEDYREILQRDDIDVIHVATPDHWHTKPLIEAMLAGKDVYCEKPLTLTIDEGKLIRKVQKETGRVVQVGTQQRSTFPLFVKAMAMVNEGRVGKIQRVQAAIGGAPSCGAIPVVDVPKNLNWDRWLGPAPSVDYRLSENGKNTNCHYEFRWWYEYSGGKLTDWGAHHVDISNWALKLNGQTEGPLSIGGKATHPVEFKNGVAVDNDRYNTATSFQFNVAYPGGTEMVIRNDTDNGVLIEGDKGRIFVNRRKLVGAPVEELKDNPLPEDAISKVYRGMPMEHNERAQHWANFLHCVKTRETPISDVHTHMEMLNVCHLAGISARLGRDLKWDDANEQIVGDEEANGMLTRPYREGYEIEMKEAVVS is encoded by the coding sequence TTGTCCGAAATCAACCAACAACGTCGTAAGTTTTTGAAGACGACCGCGATCGCCGGCAGTGCCGCGACGGTTCCATACTTCTACTCCACCCCAAAATCCTTGGCGGATGAATCGACGAGCAAGAACGACCGAATGGCGATTGGCGTGATCGGTGCTGGCGGAATGGCCAACGGCAATATGAATGCGGCCAAGAAATGGTTGGACGTCGTCGCCATCGCCGACGTTGACAAAGGTCGCGCCGATAAATTCAACAAGCAGCACAGCGAAGGCAAAGCCGACACGTACGAAGACTATCGCGAGATTTTGCAACGCGACGATATCGATGTGATTCACGTTGCGACGCCGGATCACTGGCACACGAAACCGCTGATCGAAGCGATGTTGGCTGGCAAAGATGTTTACTGTGAAAAGCCTCTGACGTTGACGATCGACGAAGGCAAATTGATCCGTAAAGTTCAGAAAGAAACGGGCCGTGTTGTCCAAGTCGGAACGCAACAACGCAGCACATTCCCGCTGTTTGTCAAAGCCATGGCGATGGTCAACGAAGGTCGTGTCGGTAAGATCCAGCGAGTGCAAGCCGCTATCGGTGGCGCGCCTTCGTGCGGCGCAATTCCCGTGGTCGATGTTCCGAAAAATCTGAACTGGGATCGTTGGCTCGGTCCGGCACCAAGTGTCGATTATCGCCTCAGCGAAAACGGTAAGAACACGAATTGCCATTACGAGTTCCGTTGGTGGTACGAGTACTCGGGCGGCAAGTTGACCGACTGGGGCGCTCACCACGTTGACATCAGCAATTGGGCTTTGAAGTTGAACGGTCAAACCGAAGGTCCTTTGTCGATCGGTGGCAAAGCGACTCATCCGGTTGAGTTCAAAAATGGCGTGGCGGTCGACAATGATCGCTACAACACGGCGACGAGTTTCCAGTTCAATGTTGCCTACCCAGGTGGCACTGAGATGGTCATCCGGAATGACACTGACAACGGCGTCTTGATCGAAGGTGACAAGGGTCGAATTTTCGTCAATCGCAGGAAGTTGGTCGGCGCGCCTGTTGAAGAACTCAAGGACAACCCGTTGCCCGAAGATGCAATCAGCAAGGTTTATCGCGGCATGCCGATGGAACACAACGAGCGGGCCCAGCACTGGGCCAACTTCTTGCACTGCGTCAAGACTCGCGAGACTCCGATAAGCGACGTTCACACTCACATGGAAATGTTGAATGTGTGTCACTTGGCCGGCATCTCGGCCCGGCTCGGTCGCGATTTGAAGTGGGACGATGCCAACGAGCAAATTGTTGGCGACGAAGAAGCCAACGGTATGCTGACGCGTCCTTATCGCGAAGGCTACGAAATCGAAATGAAAGAAGCTGTCGTTAGTTAA
- a CDS encoding sulfatase, whose protein sequence is MKPHPNRIAKSISLLSLVLVAVTASAGNGLNVLMIAVDDLRPELACYGASSIHSPNIDRLARQGVRFDRAYCQVAVCGASRASLLSGCRPETTGCWNFSTLLRSKMPDVLTLPQHFKQSGYETTFLGKVYHSPSDDAPSWTLKASDWAPSQPGKGQSYVNRKPIGGAKTRKRDDPSTKNGPSNENGGNVSDDMYTDGHNADRAVKIIERFADHDKPFFFAVGFLKPHLPFNAPGKYWDLYDRASIEIPAREDVINGVAYANSSWGELKNYPDIPRNVKYLDDDKTRELIHGYRAATSFTDAQVGKLLDALDRSGQRDKTIVILWGDHGWYVGDFGVWCKHTNYEIATRVPLIISAPGVEPNRSSLSMTEFVDVFPTLCEMTGLEVPDHCQGKSLAPILADTSTRIKEAAFSQYLKKKPGGDQMRGTSIRTDRFRYTEWRSVKTEKLDAIELIDFENDPGATCNVADAPAYEDILPKLAELCAQSKAGI, encoded by the coding sequence ATGAAACCTCACCCAAACCGAATTGCGAAAAGCATTTCACTGCTTTCCCTTGTGTTGGTTGCCGTCACGGCAAGCGCCGGTAACGGCTTGAACGTATTAATGATCGCCGTTGATGACTTACGTCCCGAGCTTGCCTGTTACGGTGCCTCGTCCATTCACAGTCCCAACATCGATCGTCTCGCACGCCAGGGTGTTCGATTCGACCGAGCCTATTGCCAGGTCGCCGTTTGCGGTGCATCGCGAGCAAGCTTGCTGAGCGGATGCCGTCCCGAAACGACCGGATGCTGGAACTTCAGCACGCTGCTGCGTTCAAAAATGCCCGATGTGCTGACGTTGCCTCAGCACTTCAAACAAAGCGGGTACGAGACCACCTTCCTGGGCAAGGTCTACCACAGCCCATCTGACGACGCTCCGTCATGGACATTGAAAGCGAGCGACTGGGCGCCTTCGCAACCGGGGAAGGGCCAGTCTTATGTGAATCGGAAACCAATCGGCGGTGCCAAAACCAGAAAGCGAGACGACCCGTCAACGAAGAACGGCCCATCGAACGAGAACGGTGGCAATGTTTCCGACGATATGTACACCGACGGCCACAACGCCGATCGGGCTGTCAAAATCATCGAACGTTTCGCGGACCACGACAAACCGTTCTTCTTTGCTGTCGGTTTTTTAAAGCCTCACCTACCGTTCAATGCACCAGGAAAGTACTGGGACCTTTATGACCGGGCATCGATCGAAATTCCCGCTCGCGAAGATGTCATCAACGGCGTTGCCTACGCCAATTCGAGTTGGGGCGAACTGAAAAACTATCCTGACATCCCTCGCAACGTGAAATACCTTGACGACGATAAGACTCGCGAACTGATCCACGGCTACCGCGCCGCGACCAGCTTCACTGATGCACAGGTCGGGAAACTTCTTGATGCACTGGATCGATCGGGACAACGAGACAAAACGATTGTGATCCTATGGGGCGACCACGGTTGGTACGTCGGCGACTTTGGCGTCTGGTGCAAACACACCAACTATGAAATCGCCACTCGCGTTCCTTTGATCATTTCGGCGCCGGGCGTCGAGCCGAATCGATCAAGCCTATCGATGACCGAGTTCGTTGACGTCTTTCCGACACTCTGTGAGATGACTGGATTGGAAGTCCCAGATCACTGCCAAGGCAAGAGCTTGGCGCCAATCCTGGCGGATACTTCGACGCGAATCAAGGAGGCCGCATTCAGCCAGTACCTCAAAAAGAAACCGGGCGGCGACCAGATGCGGGGAACCAGCATCCGCACCGACCGATTTCGATATACCGAGTGGCGGTCAGTCAAAACAGAGAAGCTAGATGCGATCGAACTGATCGATTTTGAAAACGATCCGGGCGCAACCTGTAATGTTGCTGACGCCCCAGCTTATGAAGACATCCTGCCCAAACTAGCCGAGCTTTGCGCCCAATCGAAAGCGGGCATTTGA
- a CDS encoding TIGR00266 family protein, translated as MIFNCPQCGKQYRGEASMVGRKVNCKACGSNFSIPASDESDEPFSMQPFGARVVESSAPMVNSAADGDNDFMAGSNEIATAQVSMRGGQSNDGRARTADEIDYEIFGHEAQYVEITLDPGEQTIAEAGALMYMTAGIEMATVLGDPSEQNKGLLNKALSAGKRVLTGESLFMTTFTNMGSRQAKVAFGSPYPGRMIPMHLDQLGGELICQKDAFLCGARGIKIDIAFQKKIGAGLFGGEGFIMQRLKGDGIAIVHAGGTMMYRELKQGEQLRVDTGCIMALGPSINYDIQFVGGLKNAFFGGEGLFLATVTGPGPVWLQSLPFSRLAGRVASSMPGVGGGSRKGEGSVLGGLGEMFMGD; from the coding sequence ATGATTTTCAACTGCCCCCAATGCGGAAAACAGTACCGCGGCGAGGCTTCGATGGTTGGCCGAAAAGTGAACTGCAAAGCCTGTGGCAGCAACTTTTCGATCCCCGCAAGTGACGAATCGGACGAACCCTTTTCGATGCAGCCTTTCGGCGCACGGGTGGTCGAGTCATCGGCGCCGATGGTCAATTCCGCGGCCGACGGTGATAACGATTTCATGGCGGGGAGTAACGAAATCGCGACGGCGCAAGTCTCCATGCGGGGCGGCCAGTCCAACGACGGCCGGGCACGTACGGCGGACGAAATCGACTACGAAATTTTTGGCCACGAAGCCCAATACGTCGAAATCACGCTGGATCCTGGCGAACAAACCATCGCCGAAGCCGGCGCACTGATGTACATGACCGCTGGCATTGAAATGGCGACAGTATTGGGCGACCCGTCCGAGCAAAACAAAGGGCTTCTCAACAAAGCCCTTTCCGCAGGCAAGCGAGTTTTGACCGGCGAGTCTCTGTTCATGACCACGTTCACCAACATGGGCAGTCGCCAAGCCAAAGTCGCCTTCGGTTCGCCCTATCCCGGCCGCATGATCCCGATGCACTTGGATCAATTAGGCGGCGAACTGATTTGCCAAAAAGATGCGTTTCTGTGCGGGGCTCGCGGTATCAAGATCGACATCGCGTTTCAAAAGAAAATCGGCGCCGGCCTGTTTGGCGGCGAAGGTTTCATCATGCAACGATTGAAGGGCGACGGGATCGCAATCGTTCACGCAGGCGGCACCATGATGTACCGCGAACTGAAACAGGGCGAACAACTGCGCGTCGACACCGGATGCATCATGGCGCTCGGCCCGTCGATCAATTACGACATCCAATTCGTCGGCGGACTCAAGAATGCATTTTTTGGTGGCGAGGGTTTGTTTCTAGCCACGGTCACCGGTCCGGGACCGGTGTGGTTGCAGTCGCTGCCGTTCAGTCGTTTGGCCGGACGCGTCGCCAGCAGCATGCCCGGCGTCGGTGGCGGATCACGCAAGGGCGAAGGATCGGTGCTAGGCGGACTCGGCGAAATGTTCATGGGCGACTGA
- a CDS encoding esterase/lipase family protein, with protein sequence MKLRTTLALTILTVGLTLIGGISVGSAVADDQNQNQDEQEDQVQDSDQDEPTVSQRFNLPIKTGGGTQLWTDHVYRSGCRIQQNSLTGHWRLIDEQDVRRAWGSRDACQLELDRLKPLIAGVPTVPRHVVVLLHGLMRTHHSMKPLETTLSKAGVDEVIRFAYASTRSSISDHAAALREVIEAMPADTQFSFVGHSMGNIVVRHLLGDLQRDGDPAGVIPRCRSMVMLGPPNQGAAIARRLAPTGLYGWITGKGGLELGPQWADFESKLATPSFPFIIVAGDVSDGRLQNPLVDGSSDFVVSLDEAKLDGAEAIHTVPVLHSFLMNDDRANELTVNYVMAH encoded by the coding sequence ATGAAATTGCGAACCACTCTTGCGCTTACGATATTAACGGTCGGATTGACGCTGATCGGCGGAATCAGCGTCGGATCGGCTGTTGCCGACGACCAAAATCAAAACCAAGACGAACAAGAAGACCAAGTGCAAGATTCTGATCAAGACGAGCCCACCGTTTCTCAGCGGTTCAATCTGCCGATCAAAACGGGTGGCGGCACTCAGTTGTGGACCGATCATGTTTATCGAAGTGGTTGTCGAATCCAACAAAATTCGTTGACTGGCCATTGGCGACTGATCGACGAACAGGATGTGCGACGCGCGTGGGGGAGTCGTGACGCTTGTCAATTAGAACTGGATCGACTGAAACCGTTGATTGCAGGTGTGCCAACCGTGCCGCGACACGTTGTGGTTCTGTTGCACGGATTGATGCGAACTCATCATTCGATGAAGCCGCTTGAAACGACGCTGTCCAAAGCAGGTGTCGATGAGGTGATCCGGTTCGCGTATGCGTCGACACGAAGTTCGATCAGTGATCACGCCGCGGCACTTCGCGAAGTGATCGAAGCGATGCCTGCCGATACCCAGTTCAGTTTCGTCGGGCATAGCATGGGCAACATCGTCGTGCGTCACCTGTTGGGAGACTTGCAACGCGACGGTGATCCTGCGGGTGTGATTCCCCGTTGTCGTTCGATGGTCATGCTGGGCCCACCCAACCAAGGTGCCGCGATCGCTCGTCGATTGGCTCCGACCGGACTGTACGGATGGATTACTGGCAAGGGCGGGTTAGAGCTGGGGCCGCAATGGGCTGATTTTGAATCAAAGCTGGCCACGCCATCGTTCCCGTTCATCATCGTCGCCGGCGATGTTTCCGACGGCCGGCTGCAGAATCCGCTGGTCGACGGATCAAGCGATTTTGTGGTCAGTTTGGACGAGGCGAAACTAGACGGGGCTGAAGCGATTCACACGGTGCCAGTGCTTCACAGTTTCCTGATGAACGATGATCGTGCGAACGAGTTGACGGTGAATTACGTGATGGCGCATTAA
- a CDS encoding extracellular solute-binding protein → MFDSYRHSNPSLLLGLCVLLSVLSGGGCVPKAESDVVVYSALDQEFAMPILDAFERTTDHDTGVISKFDVESTKTVGLVNQIIAEQKAPTCDLFWNNEIMHTVRLQKLGLLAEHDWNVDGGYPRDMMSSDGTWCGFAARARVLIVNKKLLTDPAMYPTSVAELADPKWAGNCAMARPLFGTTATHFAVLREINGHDETLDQLRAIEKNAKILSGNKQVALAVSAGTVAWGLTDTDDAIIEKDQGFPVAIVYPDQASDQPGTLRIPNTIAILKNSPHPIAAGKLADYLVTPETEDRLAMGDSSQLPISRGSKFPPRVLPETPIRWMRAPFESAANNWETWAKHVQAIFE, encoded by the coding sequence ATGTTCGATTCATACCGTCATTCTAACCCGTCGTTGTTGCTAGGGTTATGCGTCTTGCTTAGCGTCCTTAGCGGCGGCGGGTGTGTCCCCAAAGCAGAGTCCGATGTGGTCGTTTATTCGGCGCTCGACCAAGAATTCGCGATGCCGATATTGGATGCCTTTGAGCGAACCACCGATCACGATACCGGTGTCATTTCGAAGTTCGATGTCGAGTCCACCAAGACCGTCGGCTTGGTCAATCAAATCATCGCCGAACAGAAAGCACCAACGTGTGACTTGTTTTGGAACAACGAAATCATGCACACGGTCCGGCTTCAAAAGCTGGGTCTGCTGGCCGAGCATGACTGGAACGTTGACGGCGGCTATCCGCGAGACATGATGTCCAGTGACGGAACTTGGTGTGGGTTTGCGGCGCGTGCTCGTGTTTTGATCGTGAACAAAAAATTGCTGACCGACCCTGCCATGTATCCCACTTCCGTCGCTGAACTTGCCGATCCAAAGTGGGCTGGCAATTGTGCGATGGCGCGGCCGCTGTTCGGGACCACCGCGACTCACTTCGCGGTGCTTCGCGAAATCAACGGTCACGACGAGACACTCGATCAACTTCGTGCGATCGAAAAGAATGCCAAAATCTTGTCGGGCAACAAGCAGGTTGCACTGGCCGTGTCGGCCGGCACCGTGGCCTGGGGACTGACCGATACGGACGACGCGATCATCGAAAAAGACCAGGGCTTCCCGGTCGCCATCGTCTACCCCGATCAAGCATCCGACCAACCGGGAACACTGCGGATTCCCAATACGATCGCGATCCTGAAAAACTCACCGCATCCGATCGCGGCTGGAAAACTAGCTGATTACTTGGTCACGCCCGAAACCGAAGACCGTTTGGCGATGGGAGACAGCAGCCAATTGCCAATCAGCCGCGGCAGCAAGTTCCCGCCACGCGTGTTGCCGGAAACACCCATCCGCTGGATGCGAGCACCGTTCGAATCGGCCGCTAACAATTGGGAAACCTGGGCCAAACATGTGCAAGCGATCTTTGAATAA
- a CDS encoding class I SAM-dependent methyltransferase: MKQPPPSSPPPMWRRPPGVAPGTWQYVHQRPIADHYDAFVEDAAVCRVDAEILTKVLPGVSNSATKPETVLDLGCGTGRTAFPLAGRGYDVIGIDLSEPMLSVLVQKILVQRIQVQKIQVQTLQAQAAQTQKPSDASTPGHIFPVKANLVDLGGIADGTADHAVCLFATMGMIQGRANRQTVMQHVARIVRPGGKLVIHVHNRWAALAESGGYRYLTRSWLRSITKKDHDFGDATYAYRGLSEMFMHRFSRRELVTDLNACGWHVGEVLRLAIEADRFLGEFRNGGGVAGGFIVVATRK, from the coding sequence GTGAAACAGCCCCCGCCATCAAGTCCGCCGCCAATGTGGCGTCGCCCCCCCGGTGTCGCCCCCGGAACTTGGCAATATGTCCATCAACGGCCGATCGCGGACCATTACGACGCCTTTGTGGAAGACGCAGCAGTATGTCGGGTCGATGCCGAAATTCTGACAAAAGTACTGCCAGGGGTGTCGAATTCTGCTACCAAGCCCGAAACAGTACTGGATTTGGGTTGCGGAACCGGCCGAACCGCGTTCCCGCTCGCGGGTCGAGGATACGACGTGATCGGAATCGATCTGAGCGAACCGATGCTCAGCGTTCTTGTGCAAAAAATCCTTGTGCAAAGAATCCAAGTGCAAAAAATCCAAGTGCAAACACTGCAAGCTCAGGCGGCTCAGACTCAGAAACCATCCGACGCTTCCACACCTGGGCACATCTTTCCGGTCAAAGCCAACTTGGTTGACCTTGGCGGAATCGCGGACGGCACCGCCGACCACGCGGTTTGCCTGTTCGCCACGATGGGCATGATCCAAGGCCGAGCCAATCGCCAAACCGTCATGCAGCATGTCGCCAGGATCGTTCGACCAGGCGGCAAATTGGTGATTCACGTCCACAACCGCTGGGCCGCACTCGCCGAATCGGGCGGGTACCGATACCTGACTCGTTCGTGGCTGCGATCAATCACAAAAAAGGATCATGACTTCGGCGATGCGACCTATGCCTATCGCGGTCTCAGCGAGATGTTCATGCACCGATTCTCGCGACGCGAATTGGTCACCGATCTGAATGCCTGCGGTTGGCACGTCGGCGAAGTCTTGCGACTTGCCATCGAAGCGGACCGCTTCCTCGGCGAATTCCGAAATGGCGGAGGCGTTGCCGGCGGATTCATCGTCGTTGCTACACGAAAGTGA
- a CDS encoding serine/threonine-protein kinase, whose amino-acid sequence MNQSPDHTLSSSDASKAIDPPSHPKGWKDLFFAPRRDAALACDYAAKASLVADRWNLSSDSYSRKKRVMSRLFDKLRIGSSKESEFGTATAMATPIAVILDPDSSSDGLELENASDSAWLAETHVSEPHFSPHSTSSPMKFTYSPGSSPLPRTTIRRGIGMGGFGEVYFAVTDAGKEVALKRIQRNLEIELRGVSHCLNLKHPNLVALYDVCPDDQNQWWVVMEYVAGPNLREVLDDSPEGLSKPEVDRWFTGIAAGVHHLHSAGLVHRDLKPGNVFDDMGIVKVGDYGLSKFISTSHRGGHTESVGTFHYMAPEIGRGQYGREIDIYAMGIVLYELLTGQVPFDGESCQEIIVKHMTSLPDVSDIAEPYRSTIATCLEKDPAKRFHTIPEMLESLGLAHATATHQTAVPVQATMVSTDKVVDETDDDAPVMATVVEPSTSAEPFARALQLSLHDLNLWWRTLDRSPVSKAVLMLVAGFVLLINTHWLLPLLSVIAVFYVPYYIVRQMVLHVHQQPSFAQAQRLATTNGAAARPMTRSQWREHMRSGLRAKHSVHRVAELNTSWIAAILTVIGLSVTAGVVGLHSGPVTAMNIAPYGWMAMVVMMSSMGILGMGKLWEREDGEGLPRRLVLAGIGLGVGTVAFAMQEFLKLPVDHGLLRDIDASALPQALYTPDGVPMASAMMAHFALLFAALRWWKPVDPLRRTRLSPWAVAVAVVVEWGVHQVLPIPQPTGMLIAGGIAITVQMAAPWVSQRKGDSILAATQSLPNQTPSPTTRSRSMA is encoded by the coding sequence ATGAATCAGTCTCCTGACCACACCTTGAGTAGCTCGGACGCTAGCAAGGCGATTGACCCGCCTAGCCACCCCAAAGGTTGGAAAGATTTATTTTTTGCGCCCCGTCGTGACGCGGCTTTGGCCTGTGATTATGCCGCCAAAGCGTCGCTGGTCGCGGACCGCTGGAATTTAAGTTCCGATTCTTATTCACGGAAAAAACGCGTCATGTCACGTCTTTTCGATAAACTAAGGATCGGCTCGAGCAAAGAGTCTGAATTCGGCACGGCAACGGCAATGGCAACTCCAATCGCTGTGATCCTTGATCCGGATTCAAGTTCCGATGGCCTCGAGCTTGAAAACGCTTCCGATTCAGCTTGGTTGGCAGAGACTCATGTGTCCGAGCCACACTTTTCACCGCATTCGACTTCATCACCGATGAAATTCACTTATTCGCCCGGATCGAGTCCGCTTCCCCGAACCACGATTCGTCGTGGTATCGGCATGGGTGGATTTGGCGAAGTGTATTTTGCCGTCACAGATGCGGGCAAAGAGGTGGCGTTGAAACGGATCCAGCGGAATCTGGAAATCGAACTGCGCGGCGTTTCGCATTGTTTGAACCTGAAGCACCCGAATCTGGTTGCTCTGTACGACGTCTGTCCCGACGACCAAAACCAGTGGTGGGTCGTGATGGAATACGTTGCCGGACCTAACCTCCGCGAAGTGCTAGACGATTCACCGGAGGGCCTGTCCAAACCAGAAGTCGATCGCTGGTTCACGGGCATCGCCGCCGGTGTTCACCATCTGCATTCGGCTGGTTTGGTTCACCGAGATCTAAAACCGGGCAACGTGTTCGACGACATGGGAATCGTCAAAGTCGGCGACTACGGTTTAAGCAAATTCATTTCGACGTCTCATCGTGGCGGACATACCGAAAGCGTTGGCACGTTTCACTACATGGCGCCGGAAATTGGTCGTGGCCAGTATGGTCGCGAAATCGACATTTATGCGATGGGCATCGTGCTTTACGAATTGTTGACCGGCCAAGTGCCGTTCGATGGCGAGAGCTGCCAAGAAATCATCGTCAAACACATGACGTCGTTGCCCGATGTTTCGGACATCGCTGAACCCTATCGGTCAACGATCGCAACGTGTTTAGAAAAAGATCCTGCGAAACGTTTTCACACGATCCCGGAAATGTTGGAATCACTAGGACTTGCACACGCCACAGCAACCCATCAAACCGCCGTGCCCGTTCAGGCGACAATGGTTTCGACAGACAAAGTTGTCGACGAGACTGATGACGATGCGCCCGTGATGGCAACAGTTGTTGAACCGTCCACAAGTGCCGAACCGTTCGCTCGCGCTCTCCAGCTCAGTCTTCACGACCTGAATTTATGGTGGCGCACGCTGGATCGATCGCCGGTATCGAAAGCGGTGTTGATGTTGGTGGCCGGGTTTGTGTTGCTGATCAACACACATTGGCTGTTGCCGTTACTGTCGGTTATCGCGGTGTTTTATGTGCCGTACTACATCGTCAGGCAAATGGTGCTGCACGTTCACCAACAACCAAGCTTTGCGCAGGCCCAGCGATTGGCGACAACCAACGGTGCGGCGGCTCGTCCCATGACGCGGTCGCAATGGCGCGAACATATGCGAAGCGGACTGCGTGCGAAACACTCGGTACACCGTGTCGCCGAACTGAACACTTCATGGATCGCAGCGATCCTAACCGTCATCGGTCTAAGCGTGACTGCCGGCGTGGTGGGACTGCACAGCGGCCCCGTCACCGCCATGAACATTGCACCGTACGGATGGATGGCGATGGTGGTGATGATGTCATCGATGGGCATCTTGGGAATGGGAAAACTATGGGAGCGTGAAGACGGCGAAGGCCTGCCACGCCGTTTGGTATTGGCGGGCATCGGTCTGGGAGTCGGTACAGTTGCCTTTGCGATGCAAGAATTTTTGAAGCTGCCGGTCGATCATGGGCTGCTTCGTGACATTGATGCATCGGCGCTGCCGCAAGCGTTGTATACGCCTGATGGCGTGCCGATGGCATCTGCGATGATGGCGCACTTTGCGTTGTTATTTGCAGCTCTTCGATGGTGGAAACCCGTCGACCCACTACGTCGAACCCGGCTAAGCCCGTGGGCGGTCGCCGTCGCGGTGGTGGTCGAATGGGGCGTGCACCAAGTGCTGCCGATTCCTCAACCAACAGGCATGTTGATTGCTGGCGGCATTGCGATCACCGTCCAAATGGCGGCACCGTGGGTCAGCCAACGTAAAGGCGACTCGATTCTCGCAGCTACCCAGTCACTTCCCAACCAAACCCCATCCCCAACGACTCGATCAAGGAGCATGGCATGA
- a CDS encoding exonuclease domain-containing protein — MEFSADFTAIDFETANRRRDSACQLAAVVVRGGQIVDSAMWMIRPEPLYFAAGNIEIHGITPAKVRQEQLFGGLWSEISAKIGDDCIVAHNASFDIGVLIACLRQAELPVPELSFTCTRAVARRTWPHRPRFGLKPLAEWLGIRFRHHDALEDSIACAKIMLAAGIDREAESLPALEKTLAIKRGQAGEWGYRGPRSGAARRTSSYRKSNQASITRTAAPIAPATTAGSPFLYPGQTVGSVGETKAGFTRSAKSMGRVVLSPVSASIDVPAIDVQRLMIRAEFIRPLDGQCVVFTGRLGSLSRLEAERLATRLGAVCQPDVDDSTCLLVRGQPDSVATISEKEAAVHHRVDAGQSIRIVDEAEFLGLVIAPTPGSA; from the coding sequence ATGGAATTCTCTGCTGACTTCACGGCGATCGATTTCGAAACGGCCAATCGCCGCCGCGACAGTGCTTGCCAATTGGCGGCGGTCGTTGTTCGAGGCGGCCAAATTGTGGATTCGGCGATGTGGATGATCCGCCCCGAACCGCTGTATTTCGCCGCCGGAAACATTGAAATTCACGGGATCACGCCCGCAAAAGTGCGTCAAGAACAGCTTTTTGGCGGTCTTTGGTCCGAGATATCGGCGAAGATTGGCGATGACTGCATCGTTGCCCATAATGCTAGTTTTGACATCGGAGTTTTGATCGCGTGCCTGCGACAGGCTGAGCTTCCCGTCCCCGAGTTGTCCTTCACCTGCACTCGCGCGGTGGCCCGGCGAACATGGCCGCATCGTCCACGATTCGGGCTCAAACCGCTTGCGGAGTGGTTGGGAATCCGATTTCGGCACCATGATGCCCTGGAGGACTCGATCGCTTGTGCCAAGATCATGCTGGCGGCGGGAATCGATCGCGAAGCGGAATCGCTACCCGCCCTCGAAAAAACGCTGGCGATCAAACGAGGCCAAGCGGGCGAATGGGGTTACCGGGGACCTCGGTCAGGGGCGGCTCGGCGGACTTCTTCATATCGGAAATCGAATCAAGCATCGATTACTCGGACGGCTGCACCGATCGCACCCGCGACAACAGCCGGATCGCCGTTTCTCTATCCCGGTCAAACCGTTGGCAGCGTCGGTGAGACCAAAGCGGGGTTCACGCGATCGGCGAAGTCGATGGGGAGAGTTGTCCTTTCGCCCGTTTCGGCATCGATCGATGTCCCGGCAATTGACGTGCAACGGTTGATGATCCGGGCTGAATTCATCCGGCCGCTCGACGGGCAATGCGTTGTTTTCACCGGTCGGCTGGGCAGTCTCAGTCGCCTGGAGGCCGAGCGTTTGGCGACTCGCTTGGGGGCCGTTTGCCAACCGGACGTGGATGATTCGACCTGTCTATTGGTGCGCGGTCAGCCTGATTCCGTTGCTACGATCAGCGAAAAAGAAGCAGCAGTTCATCACCGAGTTGATGCGGGGCAATCAATCCGGATTGTGGACGAGGCCGAGTTTTTGGGGCTGGTCATCGCTCCAACGCCTGGAAGTGCCTGA